Proteins encoded by one window of Chondromyces crocatus:
- a CDS encoding class I SAM-dependent methyltransferase, with protein sequence MATIDSSRRAERDRLVAGASIQDGRREETTIALLDPIGEEYRRAFSLFLAHTDQKDVARVHLTDVVAQLPEHHVFLDVGAGSGRITRWFTESFEQTIAIEPSPHMREQLAQACPTARIIPDTIMNAEPGVRADFVLCSHSFYYVPADRWATHLRRMLGWLSDGGEMVLILQNPRSDCMEMVHHFSGQRIDIGELVQLVHGEPDGADYSVRLETLPSLIETPDVGTAITIAEFIVNLIPLDEPPPYQEVRDYVQRHFADPSDRCRLTCSQDFVRIRRR encoded by the coding sequence ATGGCAACGATCGACAGCTCGCGGCGTGCGGAACGGGATCGGCTTGTGGCGGGCGCGTCGATTCAGGACGGCCGGAGAGAAGAAACGACCATTGCGCTGCTGGACCCCATTGGAGAGGAATACCGGCGCGCATTCTCCTTGTTCCTCGCGCATACCGATCAGAAGGACGTGGCTCGCGTCCACCTGACCGACGTGGTCGCCCAGCTCCCCGAGCACCACGTCTTTCTGGACGTCGGTGCTGGGAGTGGCCGCATCACGCGGTGGTTCACGGAGAGCTTCGAGCAGACCATCGCGATTGAACCCAGTCCACACATGCGAGAGCAGCTCGCGCAGGCGTGCCCCACGGCCAGAATCATCCCGGATACCATCATGAATGCAGAGCCGGGCGTGCGCGCAGACTTCGTCCTTTGCTCTCATAGCTTCTACTATGTTCCTGCGGATCGCTGGGCGACGCACTTGCGTCGGATGCTCGGCTGGCTGTCGGACGGTGGGGAGATGGTTCTCATCCTGCAGAACCCACGAAGTGATTGCATGGAGATGGTGCACCATTTCAGCGGACAGCGGATCGATATTGGCGAACTCGTCCAACTCGTTCACGGTGAGCCGGATGGTGCGGACTACTCGGTCCGGCTGGAGACGCTCCCGTCCTTGATCGAGACGCCCGATGTCGGGACCGCCATAACGATCGCCGAGTTCATCGTCAACCTGATCCCCCTGGACGAGCCGCCTCCTTATCAGGAAGTGAGAGACTACGTGCAGCGCCACTTCGCCGATCCCTCGGACAGGTGCCGGCTCACGTGTTCCCAAGACTTCGTCCGGATCCGGCGGCGCTAG
- a CDS encoding lectin-like protein, which produces MVLDALIGRSCEGMGGSAASLRGGFLGALFAVLAGGCLGAPVEVDSEEVGAERDEDILDADGQALAPRDSWAARVARIQQRDLQRNVPLNEWQRIGTHNSHVSTNYRKDGDRQSYYARANQHASIREQLDMGVRTLMLDVYDNDSPTLFGDCTFGWKVCFSHAGEAFSQWSIAIEDEIATWINAPENQNEVLLILLEDYFDNGDDNKQQFFAELLRRFDRDYWPGVNVPGHLTTGDLIFRPVDKQSLFPERWPTTAELAMLGKRIMIAVKDRSRFNLGDGMGGLMSDWFFRPGNQAGADAVQLPGYDANFAPQFRGNACGSARLTNGSGSPTPLPFWFTQFEELKICDHFELCSFPYDASIFTQRIDVRGVVECGFSVAVDHVEADPGRTGKGYDYYSYTMKQAIWSFGEGEPNDAGGNEDCAEMRADGRWNDVPCTGSRRFACKRSGAMCSPASCSSDFWMVTSGAGAWSGGFDACPQGYEFVPPVNGYENKKLRERAGGVPVWLNFTDRQVEGRWQIAPYQSWGAGEPSNAGGGEHCASVLANGTWNDLPCNATRHTACQRSGVDCGPLGCPDDFWVISSTTGTWGASDCPAGYVFRAPRNGWENDKLQQTLDGGPTVWVNLSDAHEEGLWEAVWSGSFSAWNAGEPNNHAGAEHCAEMTGEGTWNDRSCSESLPHACWKVGSVCTSAGCPSDAWRLGGSGPSGTLACPAGHTFGVPRSRVENARLKQVAGGQRVWLNFSDAVVEGRWR; this is translated from the coding sequence ATGGTGCTCGATGCGTTGATTGGCCGCTCCTGCGAGGGCATGGGCGGAAGCGCGGCGTCTCTGCGCGGAGGCTTTCTCGGCGCGCTCTTCGCGGTTCTGGCTGGAGGGTGTCTCGGCGCGCCTGTGGAGGTGGACAGCGAGGAGGTCGGTGCCGAGAGAGACGAGGACATCCTCGACGCGGACGGCCAGGCCCTCGCGCCGCGCGACTCCTGGGCGGCCAGGGTGGCTCGGATTCAGCAGCGCGACCTCCAGCGGAATGTTCCGCTGAATGAGTGGCAGCGGATCGGCACGCACAACTCGCATGTCAGTACGAACTACCGAAAGGACGGGGACCGGCAGTCGTACTACGCACGCGCAAACCAGCACGCGAGCATCAGAGAGCAGCTCGACATGGGCGTCCGCACGCTGATGCTGGACGTCTACGACAACGACTCGCCGACCCTCTTCGGCGACTGCACGTTCGGCTGGAAGGTTTGCTTCAGTCACGCGGGAGAAGCGTTCAGCCAGTGGAGCATCGCGATCGAGGACGAGATCGCCACCTGGATCAATGCACCGGAGAATCAGAACGAAGTGCTCCTGATCCTGCTCGAGGACTACTTCGACAACGGTGACGACAACAAGCAGCAGTTCTTCGCGGAGCTATTGCGTCGCTTCGATCGAGACTACTGGCCCGGCGTGAACGTTCCCGGTCACCTCACCACGGGGGATCTCATCTTCCGGCCCGTCGACAAGCAGAGCCTCTTCCCCGAACGCTGGCCGACGACGGCAGAACTCGCGATGCTGGGCAAGCGAATCATGATCGCCGTCAAGGACCGAAGCCGGTTCAACCTGGGCGATGGAATGGGAGGCCTCATGTCCGACTGGTTCTTCAGGCCGGGCAATCAGGCGGGCGCCGACGCCGTCCAGCTTCCGGGCTACGATGCGAATTTCGCTCCGCAGTTCAGGGGAAATGCGTGCGGTTCCGCCCGTCTCACGAATGGTAGCGGCAGCCCGACGCCCTTGCCCTTCTGGTTCACGCAGTTCGAAGAGCTGAAGATCTGCGACCACTTCGAGCTCTGCTCCTTCCCGTACGACGCCTCGATCTTCACCCAGCGCATCGACGTCCGAGGTGTCGTGGAGTGCGGCTTCAGCGTCGCCGTGGATCATGTCGAGGCGGATCCTGGGCGCACCGGAAAGGGCTACGACTACTACTCGTACACGATGAAGCAGGCCATCTGGAGCTTCGGCGAGGGCGAACCCAATGACGCTGGAGGCAACGAGGATTGCGCGGAAATGCGCGCTGATGGCCGCTGGAATGACGTCCCGTGCACCGGTTCGCGCCGGTTCGCTTGCAAGCGCTCCGGTGCAATGTGCAGCCCCGCCTCCTGCTCCTCCGACTTCTGGATGGTGACCTCGGGCGCCGGTGCATGGTCCGGCGGCTTCGATGCGTGTCCGCAGGGGTACGAGTTCGTCCCGCCCGTGAACGGCTACGAAAACAAGAAGCTACGTGAGCGCGCCGGAGGCGTCCCGGTATGGCTCAACTTCACCGATCGCCAGGTCGAAGGCCGCTGGCAGATTGCCCCGTATCAGAGCTGGGGCGCCGGGGAGCCCAGCAATGCGGGTGGCGGGGAGCACTGTGCTTCGGTGCTCGCGAACGGGACGTGGAACGATCTCCCGTGCAATGCGACGCGCCACACCGCATGTCAGAGGTCGGGCGTCGACTGCGGTCCGCTGGGCTGCCCCGACGATTTCTGGGTCATCTCCTCGACCACCGGGACCTGGGGAGCCTCGGACTGTCCTGCTGGGTACGTGTTCCGCGCCCCCCGGAATGGCTGGGAAAACGACAAGCTGCAGCAGACCCTCGATGGCGGTCCGACCGTCTGGGTGAATCTCAGCGACGCTCACGAAGAGGGACTCTGGGAGGCCGTGTGGAGCGGCTCCTTCAGTGCCTGGAATGCCGGAGAGCCCAACAACCACGCGGGCGCTGAGCATTGCGCGGAGATGACGGGCGAGGGGACCTGGAATGATCGCTCCTGCAGCGAGTCATTGCCTCACGCCTGCTGGAAGGTGGGGAGCGTCTGCACATCGGCAGGCTGCCCGAGCGACGCATGGAGGCTGGGGGGCTCGGGGCCGAGCGGCACTTTGGCTTGCCCTGCTGGTCACACATTTGGTGTGCCCCGGAGCCGCGTCGAGAAC